A genome region from Dreissena polymorpha isolate Duluth1 chromosome 16, UMN_Dpol_1.0, whole genome shotgun sequence includes the following:
- the LOC127862419 gene encoding uncharacterized protein LOC127862419: MDHMITALYKADVISLNTIEKVFKGMVCDVKKHDCMYGLCSMCKHKAHTINEKVSNLIIEWFEWKTKSEERIMKDCKEKEITFTVKETMAGTAEELFQKFSKALETYMKHEFNKFAQYKYFKSRRDNIEEKECIVHIEFSENYVCAMSEEIKSMHFGASKKQLTLHTGIMYVGNNNGETFCTVSESLEHGPSAVWAHLKKVLNDTRKNHPNIVNIEFFSDVPTTQYRQKGNYFLLSVEPQEMGLKSAKWSFFESGHGKGIPDAVEGSIKREADKKVMYCEDITSVQAFVDKMKTRKTKFILVTEEEIKVEKLRLQQNTLKPIHGTLKIHQVIVRSPGTVSYRNLSCTCTSTCNQCSETLKQVDLVNQQQKRTILRKRKLITEEKVEVAKKIKLHYEANSEMDKGNTPKQSTREVRCSRDSDETNIKHKQECSEYKESKDSQNQKDNKRHEIFSKLLNELNVCKTYMTLKKKCQTIDLSEYALTCQDISFSSPPVLEADFNVIDNMPDDIPSVADICPCIVKEDGNCLPSCGSVFAFGQSETVAEIRVRIMIELVNNENNYLDDDFLNKGVDASD; encoded by the coding sequence GTTTTTAAAGGAATGGTGTGTGACGTAAAGAAGCATGATTGCATGTATGGTCTGTGTAGTATGTGTAAACACAAAGCACACACAATCAATGAAAAAGTATCAAATCTGATAATTGAATGGTTTGAATGGAAAACCAAGTCTGAGGAGAGGATCATGAAAGATTGCAAAGAGAAAGAAATCACATTTACAGTGAAAGAGACAATGGCTGGCACAGCTGAAGAATTGTTTCAGAAATTCAGTAAAGCATTAGAAACATATATGAAACACGAGTTTAACAAGTTTGcgcaatataaatatttcaaaagcaGAAGAGACAATATAGAAGAGAAGGAATGTATAGTGCATATAGAATTCAGTGAAAATTATGTGTGCGCAATGTCAGAAGAAATTAAAAGTATGCACTTTGGTGCGTCAAAGAAGCAATTAACACTCCACACAGGTATAATGTATGTAGGAAACAATAATGGGGAAACATTTTGCACTGTGTCTGAATCCCTAGAACACGGCCCAAGTGCAGTCTGGGCACACTTGAAGAAAGTACTAAATGATACAAGAAAGAACCATCCAAATATAGTCAACATTGAGTTCTTTAGTGACGTTCCAACTACACAATATAGACAAAAGGGTAACTACTTTTTGCTTTCAGTTGAACCGCAGGAGATGGGGTTAAAATCTGCAAAGTGGTCATTTTTTGAATCGGGACACGGTAAAGGTATACCTGATGCAGTAGAGGGGTCAATCAAACGCGAAGCAGATAAAAAAGTTATGTACTGTGAAGATATCACTTCTGTACAGGCATTTGTAGACAAAATGAAAACTAGAAAAACTAAATTTATACTTGTTACTGAAGAAGAAATCAAAGTAGAAAAACTTAGACTTcaacaaaacacattaaaacccaTACACGGCACCCTTAAAATTCATCAGGTTATAGTGCGTTCCCCTGGAACAGTTTCCTACAGAAACTTAAGCTGCACATGCACCAGTACTTGTAATCAATGCAGTGAAACCTTAAAGCAAGTAGACTTAGTAAATCAGCAACAAAAGAGAACAATACTCAGGAAAAGGAAACTTATTACTGAAGAAAAGGTAGAAGTTGCAAAGAAAATCAAGTTACATTATGAAGCAAACTCAGAAATGGATAAAGGGAACACTCCAAAACAATCCACACGTGAAGTTCGCTGTTCTCGAGATTCCGAtgaaacaaacatcaaacataaGCAAGAGTGTTCTGAGTATAAAGAGAGCAAAGACTCTCAAAATCAAAAAGATAATAAAAGACATGAAATATTCAGTAAGCTCTTGAACGAGCTAAATGTATGCAAAACTTATATGACATTGAAAAAGAAGTGCCAGACAATCGATCTAAGTGAGTACGCATTGACATGTCAAGATATAAGCTTCTCATCACCACCAGTTTTGGAGGCAGATTTTAATGTGATAGATAACATGCCTGATGATATCCCATCTGTGGCTGATATATGTCCATGCATCGTCAAAGAAGACGGTAACTGCCTACCTTCTTGTGGAAGCGTTTTCGCTTTTGGACAATCTGAAACTGTCGCAGAAATAAGAGTACGCATCATGATTGAACTtgttaataatgaaaacaattacTTAGACGATGATTTTCTAAACAAAGGAGTTGACGCCTCTGATTAA